A segment of the Pelodiscus sinensis isolate JC-2024 chromosome 28, ASM4963464v1, whole genome shotgun sequence genome:
TTTGACattcattatttttttcaaatttgttttGTTATGGATACTACTGAAAACGGGAAATGTGAGTAACAGAAGCTGTTGCATTCGATATCAGATCAACACTAGTGGATACGATACCATCAGTTCGGTCTGGAAATGTAGCCATCTCTGGCTATGCACGCCCACTGTTTCCAGAACCCTACCCATACCAGCATCTCATAAACTAGCTCTAAAACATAATTAAACTCCCTTCATCCAATATCCCCCCTTTGAAATATCAGTCTGCATTTTTTTCTCCACATTCATTTGCCACTTGCTCCCATagggttattccgaaataactatgccagcagcccgttattttgaaatcatttcaaaataacgggcagcttatttTGGCGTTTGTAAACTGCATTCCagaaggaataatgcctcttccgaaatagctattttggaataacattcgtgtggatgcttcactttggctattttgaaatagctccttcccccagggccattcaaagtaattattccccagggGTTTCCTGGGGCCCTAAATCAAggcagcacgtccacattaggggagcctgcctcccgctaatttccaggcttccctgtagtgtagacacactatttcgaaataagctattttggagtgtttattccagaatatcttattctgaaataatcgtgcagtgtagatTAAAAGTATGTAAGGCTCTATTCAGTCATGCCCCTTTTATCTATACACAGCCGTATAAATGCATGCACATTTCTACCTGGCATCTCATCGCAGAGCTCTATGGAGAATATGGAAGGGGACTAGTGTTTAGTGATGTTTAGTAATATTACAATCAGTACAGCCCTGATTAGGGTGCATCATGTCACTGGGACTGGAGGACAGCACTGGCTTAGAAGCCCACCGTGCTATTATGAGCCCTAATCATAAGGCTGTACTAATTGCCCTGTGCACACACCTCTCAGGAATGCTACTGCTAAGCGGATAGGTGATACTTTATATTCGTCTCGGAGCCTTAcagctgtgttttatttttttcatctttGCCTATATTAGACATATGTGAGAGGTTGCAATCAACGCTCTAGAAAGCGACGCCCTCCCTCTGGTTTGCTCTCCTAAGAATAAAACAGctgctctctcccctcacccAAAGGCAGGCTCCAGAAAACCAGAGACTGGCCTCCTCCCCGCATAGTGGGTGAGGATGccccgtctcccctccccccactattgATTTGTATTTATTGATCTCTGGGTGATCCTCTTGGCTGACTGCCGTGGGGGAAGAAAGAGGCAAGGGGGCAGTCACGTGGCTCCTGGGGAACCAATGGGCTCGGAGGCAGCAGGCTTCCCATTCACAATTCCAAGGGAACCCTAAACCCGGTCCCGTGGGCGCCCgtcagaagcagcagggagcccgagCCCTGCAAAGCCCCCGGCTCGCACGctcctgcagctgggaggggggagccccgaTTTTGCCCTTCCAGGGGgttcatccccccctccccctccggcgaCCAGACTTGGCCACCGTGGCGGgggatcccccctccctccccaagagcCCAGCATGCTGCCCAGCCCTCTCACCTCCACCCCCTTCTCGGTCAAAGACATCCTacagctggagcagcagggcGCTGCGAGCGGGGCCGCCCCGGGATTCCTCCCGCCCGCCCACCGGCCACCCCCGGCCTGCCTGCACCCGCAGCGCTTCGCTCCGGGGGACCTTCCCTTCCAGGGGGAAGCGGAGCAACGCGCGAAGCGCAGGGAGGCGGCGGACGCGCTCCGCAGGAGCTCCCGCGAGGAAGACATGGGGCTAAGTAAGTTAaacagtggggggagagggggagcccacCAGCTGGTAAACGCGGGGACTGACCAGGAGCCAAGGAAACTCAACAGGGTCCCCCCTGGCGCCAGGGGCTTTGGGGAGAGGTCCAGCCACGGCGCTTAGCCAGGAGAGTCAGAGACGCACCCGGGAGAGACGCCCCTAAAACTGACTGCCTGGAGTTGGGACCGGGGCATTCACCTGCTCTGTTCCTTCTGTCCCAAGGCAGGGTATGGCTGGGTCAGACGGTCCGGCCCAATATGGCCAGGCTGAAGTCCATAAAGAGGCGCACAGATTTGGGATTTAACTTCAGAGTAGCTACCTCGCCAAAATATTCCCCCGAGGAGACGAGGCCACTTCCAGGTGTTTATTATTGGCGAGCACACAGGGTGTGAGCTGAAAGGACAGCCCAAGTTCAATCTTAGGAAGCCTTTATACTGGCGCATTGCAAGACTCCAGCATTAAAATTGGTTCAGGAGACGCCGGGAGTAACAATCTGCGTTACCAGAGCGTGTTTAGACCCGTTGCAATGAAATAATTGGTTTCCCTTAAGTTGCCGTGTGGGGTTGTGTATCATGGCCGGGTAAAACTTTGGAGGAGTTGCTGTTTGGAACACACCTATTGATTCACTGGAGAGAAGTGTACAGCGCGGTGTACGTGTGAGCAGATAGGAACAAAGCCTTATTGCAAATGTAATTGTGAGACCTTCTGAGTAACTAGTCTCAGCAAAATGTAACTGGATTTTAGTCTCTTCCGAGTCACCGATGTTGTTTTACAAGGAGGGCTAACCCGTAAACCAGCGTCAGAAATAGAGCCCCGGGTATGTACAGAATTAAAGTACAGTAATGGACAATCGATTTTAAGTGTGTCGTCTAAAGTAAAGTATAGAAGAGAAACCAAATACTTCGCAGCCTCATGGAAGACCGTTGCAAAATTGCTACCGCGAAAGATATAAAATATTGTTgcttttgtgggggaaaaaaccgATGTCAAAGTAGTTCCCGTTTGAGCGCACGAGCAAAGTTGATATTAAAAATATAACCCTCGTGTATTGTTTTAATTTTACCAATAAAATGGACACcgttcaaaatatatttttcttccaaCTGATGTTTTATGAAGGCGCCTTTTTacttaaatatttccaaaaatAAAACCAGACATAAAAGTAACAAGTTCATAAAACGGAGTCATCACTAGTTATTATAAAATTCCCTGTGCTATAGTGTCAAAccgtggaggaaaaaaaaacccagtttttgTATTTGATAAAGTTATTCCTTGTTAcggaaataaaacaaatataacaTCGCATGTAGTAATTCAAGCGTCCAGCTTTAAGTTAGCTTTGTTAAGCATCTTAGGAGAAATATTTCTATaagctgaaaatattttaaaacgtGCAATAGTTTTATATTTCATGTTTTATATTATTTCACTATGTACAACGAGAATGAAATGTGTACTTGTACATATCTTCAAACGCTTTCTATACCTTGTGTAATATATTTACACATTGTTTTAATACAACGAAACGTTTGAATAGTGTACATAAAATACAAATCAAGTGTTTGAATATATGTACGCacacattttcttttcaaataacAGAAAGATTCCAGCTTTCTCAATTACACGAAATGTAATTGACTGGATGATCATTGAACGTGTGTACGTttgtgattaaaaataaataattcaaaATACGTGGTTATTGTCAATGCCAAGTCGATATTTATTTAAtaattaaactaaaataaatcTCGTTCGTGCAGGATTGCATTAACAGCATACATCACAGTACACCACGTTAAATATTGATTCGACGTTGTGGAAATCTTCAGGCTacactttttttaattgcttaATTGAATCCCTCTCAGATGCTTGTTTACAAGCAAGGATATTTTATATGCGGGTTTAGGAAACCTTAGCCGAACCGCCAGCATTTTCGATACACCTTTTtggttgttgtttgtttgtttgaactgTGCTATGCAAAACAACACTTCCTACGTAGTGCCACAAACACAAAGGAAGGTTAGTGGCTTCCCTAACTCCTCGGCTGAATTAGAGAGTCGATAAGGTTCATCTCGTGCTTGTTTTAACCtcgattttcttttaaaatctaaGAGGAAGGAGCAGGAAGGTTGCAACAATTCAGTTCGAACTAGCAACACTGGGACCTGGGGAACCAAATTTTGGACGAACAAAGGCAAAAAAGGACACACGATCGGCCATTTCCATTTCACCATCATCCTCGCGAAACGGCTGGCATTTTGCAATTGTTGTTTACAGTGGTTTTCTTGTACACACAACTCGCGACAGTTGTTCAACCCCGTTTGAGGGGAACGATCAGGCAAGTTGCAGGCGGATTCTGCCACGCTGAAGCAGACAGTCCCGCTTCCAGTCAAGCGAGTTACTCCCTGGAGTAAGGGTTACTCCTGCGAGTAGGCGCTTGCAAGGTCGGACGTGTAGATTTGGAAATGACTAGGAGAGGGGTAGGGCGGACTGAATAGGGCCCCGGCTGCCAATGCAGACAAGCTTCACCCTAGAACTGTGGCTACATTGAACTTACAACCAAACAGGTGCCGCACAATCAAGTAGGTTTCTAGCGGAGCGGATCTTTTACAACAAAGCTTTGGTGCTGTGTATTATCTCGCTCCTTCCTTTCAATCTTGCTTCACCTTTCTTGCATCGAATTAATCAAAAATAGTCTGTAAGTACGTCTACACCccaacattcttttgaaataacttgatccgcatctagggtgtgtctagactaccaggGGTTTTCGAAAActggtcttttttcgaaaaaaattcccctgcgtctagattgctgccatgttctttcgaaagtaaatcgaaagaatgtggcagttttttcgaccacagaaaaccttgttttatgaggaataatgccttctacgaaagtgctctttcaaaaaaaggtgctatgtagtgcaaattgtgctttttcgaaagagcatccagactgcctgggtgctctctttcggaaaagcagcttgctttttcaaaagtactggttgtaatcgagacgctctttttcgaaagagtctttttcaaaagtatctttcgaaaaagcttctttcgaaagaggcttgcagtctccATGTAGCCCTACACAAcaggccgttatttcgaaataatgtcgaaatactgtcaagctggaggacttcttactctgactcctgtaaccttcttggtacaaggagtaagggaagtcggaagaagagtgctctatttcgaaataagggctgtgtggatacccccaatttcaaaataagctaatagtttattttaaaaaggcactgtctacacagcaggattatGTTGGGATAACAtccgttatcccaaaatagcattctgCGCATCttaatagcatgcctgttattttgaaatacattcaaaataatgggtttcttattctggcttcctgtaaacctcattgcatgagaatTAAGGAAGACaccagaatagcaatttatttcaaaattagcactgtgtagacagcgccacattttaaataaactattttgaaatatgctacgcaatttgagctatgtaattTGTATTATGCAGCACAACtttcatagtttattttgaggtacacgctactgtgtagacataccctaagagcacaTGAACACAGCAGGATAAAAGtagaattaagctacacaatttgagctatgtcaattgcatagtttgagttgaaatagtttaatttggcttttgatgatgtctacacggcaggaagtcaaaggaagaacactcttccttcaacttcccttacttcttgtaaaatgagAACTCCAGCAATCAGAGTAAGAAATGCCCCcactcaccattattttgaaataatggcttgcagtgtagacacacactttgctatttcagaataacagaaagtattccaaaataacactgccatgtagacatagcctaatagacaGCAATGAATAAGAAGAGTTATGGTTATTTGCTAGGAATCCTCCCGATTTGCTATATTCAATGGATCGGCAGTTGTTTTAttgatttattatttatttaaaatatttttttatcccacctctatttaaaatattcaaggtggcttccaaaattttaaaaactttaTATAATAAAATACAAAACCCCAAAGGGATCCTTGCTGATCAATCTCAGTGAAATTGATTGTTTATGtaattaaaaaagagaagaaaggattTTGGTCCAAAGAAATAGACATACATGATATAGTGGTGGTGAAGGGCAGCATCCCCAAACTTTGTAGATCCGAGGCAAAGTCTCTTGAGACCAGGGAAAGACTCCCCTAGATTTAATGGGTTTTGGAGCAGGTCTTTTGATTATAATCACTTTGGGCCAGAGAGAAATGATCAGAACCGGTAGATGAAAGACTATTTTTGTCTTTTCTATGAAAACAACATTTCAATTGTTGGCAGAAAACTGGGACAATTTTTGTCAAAAATTCTCAGAGGCGtagtagccttgttagtctgaaactttaaaaacaatggctacgtctacattgccctctcttgcgcaaaaaaaatgcaaatgaggcgaagcgtggaatatcagtgtgcctcatttgtataattaataaggttctgattttgcgcaaaacctcctcttgtgcaagagccattcttctgctttttttcaggaagaatggctcttgcacaagagggggtttttgcgcaaaaaggagccgtgtagatggctcttttttgtgcaaaagcctcttgaatCAAAACAgggcctcattaattatgcaaatgagatgcagcgatattccacgctttgcctcatttgcatttttttgcacaagagagggcaatGTAGAAGTAgccaatgagtagttctgtggcatctaagtgcatgtctacactaagaaattattatttcaaaataataactcccgaaaaaataatttcaaaagagcacgtccacaaTATGGGGatgccttgaaattagtctgaggcaggctccattaacgtggacacgctacctcgacttagagtcccagggagcactggggagtaattaccaggagcggcccgaggccggctgcagcagctggcaccttAGGCGGAGTGGCACAATCAGCGTCCCTGCCTGAACGGCCAccaatggccatgacgtcatcatcgggtgcccaagccagcggcgccctaggtagctgcctagcttgcctaggctcatgggccacccCGATAATTAGtttaattactctggggagtcgttatttccaaatagcggcACTGGCGTATCCAcactgccgctattttgaaataactatttcaaaattagagttattcctcatggaaatcaggagttatttcaaaataaccatccccttctttcaaaataacagagttgGTAGTGTGGAAGACCCTCTTATTTCGAagtaagggaagttatttcaaaataactccctagtgtagggtTTAGAGTAGAATAGACCAGggtttagaaactaacaaaaatatatagtagcatgagatttttgtgggtaaaatgaagtgggttttacccacaaaagtatATAAACTTATGagcttttgttagtctctaagggtatgtctacactagccccctagttcgatctagggaggctaatgagggcgactgaaattgcaaatgaagcacgggatttaaatatcccgtgcttcattagcatgttcccggccggtcgccattttagaaattgactagcccgaaggaACTGCCTGCGTCTAaccgtggcagtgaaacaggattccgaattaaagccctaaattgaattagctggtaaacctcattgcaggaggaataacagctaatttgatttagggctttaattcagaatcccatttcactgccgcatgtagattaCTGCCGCATGGGCaattacttcaggctagtcaatttctaaaatggcgaccggccgggaacacgctaatgaagcacgggatatttcaatcctgtgcttcatttcaatttcggtcgccctcattagcctccctggatcgaagtagggggctagtgtagacataccctcagattatgtctacactacagagaagatcgaagctgctgcggtcaattttccagggttcgatttagtgggtctagtgaagacacactaattcgaactgagaggggtgctCCAGTTGATGCCggcagtcctgcttccatgaggagtaagggaagtcgaagggaaagTGTTCTCCTTTCGACTTcccgcagtgtggacagtgccaaaagtcgagttaaggtacttcgacttcagctatgcaattaacatagccgaagttgcgtatcttaatttggccctatcctgtagtgtagatgtaccccaaggtgccacaggactactcgttatttGCCAAAAATGTTCACATTCAATTCCCTTTCCTCCCCGAATGGCTTAATAATCGTGAATCTAATTACACAGCCGCCCAGGAGTAGGCCCTGGACAACACCCCAAACACATTTAACCCTTTTGGGGCAGGtgtggaacaaaaaaaaaaaaaaaaatctcacaccTCACTTTGCGTTTCACAGGGAAATCTTTGACTGCAGATTCTTGCCAGACCGAGGAGGAGAAAACCGATCCTTGCCAGCACCCCAAGCAAAGACAGAGAAGGAAGCCCCGGGTTTTGTTTTCCCAAGCTCAAGTTTTCGAGCTGGAGAGGCGATTTAAGCAGCAGAAATACCTCTCGGCTCCGGAGCGGGAGCACCTGGCCAGCCTGTTGAAGCTCACCTCCACTCAAGTCAAGATCTGGTTCCAGAACAGGAGATACAAGTGCAAGAGGCAAAGACAGGATAAATCCCTGGAGCTCTctgcccacccccttcctcccaggagaGTGGCGGTACCTGTGCTAGTCAGAGATGGCAAGCCGTGTCTAGGGGGCTCCCAGGGCTACACCGCCCCTTATAATGTCACCGTCGGCCCTTACTCCTATAATACCTACTACCGCGGCTACAGCAATAGCCCCTACAATGCAAACTACAGCTGCAGTTACTCCGGGGGACCCTCGGTGCCCGCCAGTGCCACACCAGCCGGTCACATCATGAACATGAGCTTTAGTGTGTCCGGCGCTGCACATAACCAGCAGGGTCACTTGCAAGCCACGCTGCAAGCAGGGATCCGGGCTTGGTAAAGGTCTCCCTTCAAACGGACCACCTGGAAGATGCCGAACCCTGAGGGAGAGCTCCAGGGCGGAAGGGGATCAGAAGTTCTTGCTCAATCCCATTCCATCTTCTGTCACTACCATGGCTGGGTGCTGTGCCTCCCTAGGGAGACTGTGTGTTTTAGAAGATGCTGGGTTAGAAGGGGTTCTGGCGCTTTCATGCTCGGATCCCTGGGGACTAAGCTACTGCTGCCTTTATTTATTTCACATGGATGTTTCGAAATACACCCCTTCCTCTCTTTCACCCAGAGCTGGGTagttgcatagggcacctgaaCATTTGGGGCACTAATGGGTCTTCATGTCCACCCACCTGTCACTTTCTATCCCtgttctgcggctttgcttcctCGGGAGAGGATCtcgttaacttaaaagtgaaaaagccccCCAGTCCTATTAGCAGGACATTGAACCTTTGAGAGAGCCATTCAAGTCAGCCCCAGGTATATACTGATCTGAGGTTACCCTGTGAGTCGACAGGACCtctgtttaaaatttgctttaataatatttcattagtgcattgctgaaaattataaaattaaaACATCTTCTCATGCCTCCAGGGCTGCCACTGGGCATAGGGGCACCGGTTTACTAGTACCACAGAGGGCCCCCTAAATCCTAAAGACAGCCCTGCTCTCACCCCCCACCTCACAGAGATGTGTGCTTCTCCAGAATGCAAGAGATCAGCTGAGCCAAACCAACCACCCAGGTGTCCTTCCTAAGACAATTTGGAACACAGGCTGTGCATGGTTTTGCACATTTACTTTCTTCTAAAGATTTTATTTAACTCCCactcgctcccccgcccccattttATCTGCTGTGGTAAAGTTCAGGTGCATATATCTTCATTCCTTCCCCCCACAACTTTTtccatttgtgtatttttttcaatgaaaaaatgaaaagcatcatggg
Coding sequences within it:
- the NKX2-6 gene encoding homeobox protein Nkx-2.6, producing the protein MLPSPLTSTPFSVKDILQLEQQGAASGAAPGFLPPAHRPPPACLHPQRFAPGDLPFQGEAEQRAKRREAADALRRSSREEDMGLRKSLTADSCQTEEEKTDPCQHPKQRQRRKPRVLFSQAQVFELERRFKQQKYLSAPEREHLASLLKLTSTQVKIWFQNRRYKCKRQRQDKSLELSAHPLPPRRVAVPVLVRDGKPCLGGSQGYTAPYNVTVGPYSYNTYYRGYSNSPYNANYSCSYSGGPSVPASATPAGHIMNMSFSVSGAAHNQQGHLQATLQAGIRAW